CAACAGCGTTTAGATTGGATTACATGACTGAGAGGTTTTAGCACTTCTTTTTTGGATTAcatgcagttttttttttgctataagtATTGTTGATGACTGAGGTTTTAGCACTTCTTTTGGATTAGAtgcaacttctttttttttgggctaTAAGTATTGTTAGTGGCTTGTGATTTGACATTGTGGTTATCTTAGAGAAATGGAGACTACTTTCTTAAGAAATGCTTAAGCTTGATgtgtgaaaagaaaaaaaaactaactaactCCTCTACAAATTAGCATATAATGTGTAAAACTCAAGGTAATCAAAGTCTACAGATTAGTTTCTAATGTGTCAAACTAAGGGTAATCGAACTCATTCAAAATCACAGATGACACTGTAAACGCATTCTAATACTAAACAACAATGAAAAAAACACAGTAACTTACCACCACATTCTTTCTCCTCCCAGTTCAAATACTAGTCGAGTTCTTCCATTGATTTTTCTTCGAGAGGATCGGTTGCTATGATACCATTGATAGGTCTTGGACCAAACTCATCTAGCTATCAGCCCATTTAAATGTATAAACGAGGCCCAATAGATTGGTCCATCTTCATCATTGACTTAATCAGAATCCTCTATGATTCCACCACCCCTCTGCCTTCTGCCAAGTTCCGACACGGATCTACTCCGCAACACATCGCGCCGAAGCTAATCTACTCTCTTTCTCTCGGCAGCCAAATAACGTTGGCTGTTAAGGTTCTTACTAGAATAGTGCTTTAGTCTTGGTTCCATGTACTAGTTAGTTAACTAAAGTCTATATATAGACACATACATTGTATTTGTAACGAACACTAACGATGAATAAcataatctcatttcatcatGTAACaaactcttctcttctctctgtcaCTCAGCTTAAGAGATGAGGGGTTCTGCTCCTTAACCCCAACTCCCACCACAGGTTCTTGTGATCAACCAGGAAGATAGAAGATCAAACTCCCATGGAACCTCACTGTGAGTATTAGTAATAATCGTAACTTCGTGAAaacgttagaaaaaaaatatggttAGGTGATCCGGGAACTTGAACTGTAATAGGCTTAGTGACATGTAGTTGGTGGATttagtatttgtattttttttctaccACATGTGTGGTTTAACTGTTTAAGTAACTTCAGAGGCAAAAGGTGAGTGGCCACTAGGCATACACATCATCCAAAAAGTTGATTAGAAGATTTGTCTCTTATCCAATATCCAAATGTCtatcttaaaagttaaaatacaTCAACACCTTGAAGTTGAAGCATATCTATTGCCCATCCTTCTGACTAGGACTTCTAGAACCAGACTCATACCTCTGACTCTCATCTATCCACTATCTTATATGTAAATGTTACTTTTATGCTCTGTCTTCACTTCACATAAACGAACTGAGTCAGAGAAACAAAGAAGGTAGAGAGAGACATGGATGCTTGTTTTCTTACCTCAAGATCAATCTCTGGTGTCAAAGATCTTGTCCCATTCATCAAAACCAGAATCTTTTCCTGCCCCAAAAGAAACTCCAGCCAGTTTCTCACCAGGAAGGTTGCTTCTCCAATCTCTATAAACTGTAAGTTGTTTGAGTTTCACAATCACAATCAGCTGTTTCAGGTCTAATGAGAGTATCTTTGCTTGTGTAGGTTCTCTTTCGGATTCATGGAAGCCACTGGAGGATGATGCTGACCTCTTCAAGGACTGTGTTAACAACAGTTCTACATCAGAAGCTGCTGACTGGAGAGAGTTCAGGGCAAGGCTCGTAGCTGGAGAGCAAGCTGCAACCCCTGAGAAGGACTCTAACAAATGGGCACACAAGATCCACGAGCCAGAGAAAGGATGTCTCCTAATAGCAACAGAGAAGCTAAACGGAGTCCACATCTTCGAAAAGACGGTGATCCTCCTCCTCTCCGTTGGTCCCTCAGGTCCCGTAGGAGTCATCCTCAACCGCCCCTCGCTCATGTCAATCAAGGAGACCAAATCAACGGTCCTAGACATGTCCGGAACGTTTTCAGACAAGAGCCTCTTCTTCGGTGGGCCTTTGGAAGAAGGGCTGTTGTTCCTGGTGAGTCCTGGCGAGGACAACGAGGTTGAGAAGAGTGGGGTGTTCAGACAAGTGATGAAAGGGTTGTACTACGGGACGAGGGAGAGTGTAGGATTGGCTGCAGAGATGGTGAAGAGGAAGGTGGTGGGGAGTAGTGAGATGAGATTCTTTGATGGGTATTGTGGTTGGGAGAAAGAGCAGTTGAAAGCAGAGGTGTTGGGTGGGTATTGGACTGTGGCTGCTTGTAGCTTGAGTGTTGTTGAGGTTGGTTCTGCTGTACAGAGTCAAGGTCTTTGGGATGAGGTTGTTGGTCTTATTGGACCTCAAACTGGTTCTGTTATCTAAATtaactgtgttttttttttctgtaatggTTTATATCAGTGAGTTATGAGTTATAACTGTTGTATATGTTCCATCTCTAATTTATTAATGTGAGTGTTTCTACTTTCTATATCATGAGTTACTGTTGAAAAACttaaatgttttaatatttttctaaatttattatgatattacagttACGGAAAAAAATTAGATAGACTACTTTctacaaccgacaatactactttccttatttagatAAGCGTCTTTCAATAGCAACATCACCCGGAAGGGAAGTTTCTGATAACAGAAACTCGGTGCAGAGAAACATAGCCAATCTCATGGTAGCTTCATTCATCTCATGTCTCTCAAACTCGGTCATAATAGATCTTTTGAGTTTCTTCTGAGCAAACAAagatccaaaaaaaataaaaataaaactgaagAATGCAAATTTGAGTCATCATCATCTTGTTCTTCTCTTCATCCACCAGAGGATGTGCAAGTCTTGATTCTTTTAGTTAATATCCACTTGAGGAACGATACCACCAGCTTGaactatttgtttctcaagctGCAACCAACAACACAATTGCCATGAAAATTTTATTCACTCTTCACCAAAATGATTCACTAAAAGCAAAATCATCAACTCACATTGAACATATCTTGAAGCTTTGCCTTTAACGTCTTGTACTCTATATCCACTTGCTGCAGACATCTCACACACCTGTAAGAAAACATCAGAGATTAATCCACAAATCCTCAACCGATGAGTctccatacaaaaaaaaagaagataaaaccACTCACCCTTCATAGTTCTTAGCCTCACAAAGTTCCTTGAAGTTAATACACAAGCCTTTAACCCTCTTGGCACCAACACTGCACATTAGAAACAAAACAGAGCTTCATCAATCAACCACAACTCAAGAAGATAACTAAAGAAACATACCTTGAGCTACTACCCTTCAACTGATGCACATTAGCACCAACCTGACTAAAATCTACAGTTCCTGTCTGGTCCCTGAAATAAAAAACACACGcaatgatgataatgatgataatgatgataatgatgataaTCTAGCAGATGAACATTTGAGCAGGGGACTTACAAAGCTCTAGCCATGTTACCGACAAGCTTGACACAATCatcaaagaagagagagagaacctcAGCCACAAAATCAGGAGTTCCATCATCTTGCAGACTTTTCAACTCAGTAAACTGATCATCCAGAAAGCCCTTCACAaccaaaacaacaaacaaatcaaaaccaagCAATGATCTAACAAAACCCATCACAATTTTCCAACCAAAGATTCAACCTTTATTCACTTTAAGCATCGCTAGATTCGATTATCTATGTGTCACGACCGAAAGGTTCAACCTTTATTCACTTTAAGCATCGCTAGATTTAGTTACCATCGATTATCTATGTGTCACGACCAAAGAGACATGTGGTGGAATGAAATGGGTTTTGTGTGGGGGGGAATGATGAATCAAACCTGTTGGTAGAGAGAAAGGATGTAGTTACGATATTGCATCTGCAGCTGAGCGACGTGAGCGTCCATggggtagagagagagagagagagagagtgaagcGAAGAAActgagatcgagagagagagagagagagagagagagagagagacagagacagagttgtcgttttgtttcttttggacTGGGTTTGACTTGAGTTTCTAAAAAATAGCCAATCCCTAGAGAGAAGAGACTTTTTGTCCTTCTTACAAATTATAACGCCTCTCGATCTTAAAGACttcttaacttaaaaaaaaataaaataagacaCCTATATTTggacatttatatatttacaaaataaatgtatGAACGGAATAATAGACTAGTTAAAATTTAAGTGCATGAACGGAATAATAGactagttaaaattttaaaataaacaaaatagcctcattttttcattttaattttccttatcgcttttatttatttttttaagagaaaGTCCAATAGGAAAACAATTCAAAGGAAAAAGGTAAATAAAAACCCATTTTCCCTCCTCAAAATGAAACAAGCAAAGAATAAATGGTTTTGAGGATAAATCAGTCGAgacattttagaatattttaaagatCTTCATTTGCGTTCATATCATATTTACTAgattgtttttaaaacatgatatCAATACAATTAAAATACATTGAGATATGTAAATTAGTTTATTCAGAATGTGAATTACTAATCTGTTCTTAGTTCTCAGTGCACTTCACCAAATAATACTTCTCAACAAGCTCAATATATTCCTTCATTCAACCATTGTGTATGTCAACAAAGTTCTATTATACAATTTGTTATGTAAAGCAGAAAATAGACCACATAGATCTCTAATCAGAACATATCCCTTAACTATCTTATACTATAAGTTTTGCACCATCTCAAGTACCTATGAGACCTCCTCCTAAGCTCTTGATAATGTCTTCTTCAGAAGCATACCATTTGGGTATAATCTTGGAGGCGTAAGGATACATATCATTAGCAGACTTCTTGATCGTATTCTCCACAACTTCAGAAGCCAACGCAATTTCTGCAATAGGTCTCCGTTTGGTCTGAGATAGCTGACAGATCATGAAGATGATAGCAGCAAGAACCGACTTAGGGTTTCTCCTGATATCGAAATTCTCAGCCATTTCAACAGCTTCTCTAATAGCCTTCCTCTCTCTTTCGCTCATGTCGAGTTTAGAACAGAATCTTCGAACAAGTTCTCCTGTCTTCATTATCACCTGAGGAGCGGCATCAGAAACAGCCTCCTCTTGATCTGACCTTAGGAGACGCTTTATCGCCATACTAGCTTTGTTTATATCCTTCAAACTCACACCACTAGCCACCGTGGAGATCTCTTTCAACGTCCTCGAGAGTTTCAGCTCACGACAAGCCGTTGAAACGGAGGCCGAGCAGAGAGCAGTTAACTGCTTCCCTCTCCGTAGCTTCTTTCTGCTGTCAACATCGAACTTGGAGACGATCTCGCAAGCCCTAAACTCGACGCCGCTTATTAGGTCAAGATCTTCGGTCATTCTCTTGATTGCGTCGCACGCTTTCTTGAAAAGGTCTTCTTCCTTGTTCCTAACGAGGTTATGTGCTCGGGACAAACCGAGTAAGTCGTTCTTGGAGACGGAGGAGAAAGTGTTTTCTTTGATGATGGTGCCGATACCGCCGGATTTGAGAAGAGGGTTGGTCGGAGCGCCGACGCGGTTAGGGTCTTGGTCGCTGTTGTCGTCGTTAGCGAAGGTTCTCCATTCTTGGCAGTCGTCGATGTAGTGATCGGAGATGACGAGGCTGCACTCTGTGCAGATTGTGTCGCCGGTTCTTAGGTCAATCACCGTTTCGGTAGCTTTCTTGCAGTCCAAGCAAGTCTCCATTCTCAGGTCTcagagtttttttctttcttcttggtGTAAGTCTTTTGTTGTTGGATGGATTGAGATTTGAGGATTGATTTGTTATCCAAAGAATTGTATTTATAGAGGATGGAGACGGATGGGAGAATAGAGTAAAGgtaagtttccttttttttcaactagtgaaaaggaaaatttcctttttcgatttgtttttaaattccatcaattaatttagtttattATCTCACTTTTCTTGTCACGGTTTCAaacaatatatgaaaatgtttattGGTCATTTATTTGCAAATAATCTTTCATTTATTATGCATcttttctataaaattatatggaTTTATATCTTAAGCATATTGTTTTATCTACTAACAAactatttaaacataaaacgaccgtaattttataaaatatatttttagtcaaaaaaaatatttatacataaaaacACCACCTAGTATTAGGTATACCATAGTTTTGCGCATTTTTACCTTCAATATACTCATCTACCAAAGTATCCCTATGCATATCTCAAAGAGTCATTACATAAACATCAAGGTAATTTGGGCCATAGGGTACATATTTATACAAAGAAAACTATATACTAAAGGTTTTCTTCCAGATCATCCCCTACATTTACTTCCCCCTATAAAAAAAAGCCTGATGATCACAGAGAAAGACATTGTAGTGGCTCAGGTAGGTTCCCTGGCTTTTGTAAATCAACGTATCTCTGAGGAACTGATCTTTTAGTATTGGTCTTTGCACGGCTATGAAACTTGGCCAGACGGTTTATCACCGAGAATCTTTCAATGTCCTGGATTTCTAAGATGATGTCTAACATCGATGTGGCACTCTCCGAGCTGTATAGACATTTTAGAAGAAACAAAATGTAATATTCAAGAATACATTTATCTCTCTTAAAAGATAATTAACACTCGGCCATCAGCTTGATCCTTACCTTTGGAAGTCCTCTTCAAGGTGTTGGAACTTCTCCATGAAAGCTTTGACAAGTGCAGTATACCCTCTTTCTTGATCACTAGACGTATTAAAAATAAGGGaaatgagcaaaaaaaaaaaagaaactgagATAATTTAAGATTAAAATCATAACTAGAACTCACTTTGTGCTCTTATCAAAATCCGAGTGGCACGTGACAGAACATGCATCAGCGAGGGTGATTCTGGACTCAAAGTAAAGCATAATCTCGTAGTTGAAAGCTGACTTGATGTCCGAGAAAACAAACGTTGGTGCTGGTTGGAGAAGTTGTTGCATAAGATTTGTGGATAATACAAGCCTCTTCTTTGAAGGAGAGACCACCTCATTTGGATCGATCTTAGCATCAGATGGTACCAACCAACAAAAAAGCTCTTTATTTGAAAATAGagattttttggtaaaagaagAATTGATTAGTATAAGAGATATTGGTACCTTCTCACAGAGTGTATTTGCCGCAAGGGCCCACTCTTGTTCTGACACACTATATATACAGAGCAAATGTATTAACTAAGCATCAAATATGGTAAAAGAAAACGATCACTCTTCACCTAGAATGTGATATTCGAGTTATATTATAAAAGACGTTAGGAGGTAATGACCTGATGCTGTGACATAACTTTGAAGGTTGCAGATAGACTTTGTGCCATGGTGATTGTAAGAAGGTTGAATCTTTGCGCTTCCTCGGTCTTGAAACATTCATGTTTTGgttcatagtgcttgagttacTCGGTCTAGCGTTTAAACTCGAAGCATTACTATATATCCCCTGCATTTCCGGATCCTTGGCAGCTTCGGAATAGCCTGCATTACACGGTGAATATTaaacaaattgtaaataatttaaaaaaaaaatgtaaatagtaTTGCTAAGAGATTTTAAAATGTAGTTGACGCTGCTGAATCTTCCTATGATCCATTCTAATACAAGATTCAAGAAGCcatataagtttatatatttaatggcATTACAGTGCTTCGACATTTATCGACAGATCAAGAATTAACTCTATAGATCTAAATAAATATCAAGCAAAAAAGTAGGATACAGAAACATTTAGCCAGTAGAAGCATATGATAAGGATTCAGCAGTTGATAATGCATGCAAGtcattatcttatatatatgaaCATGCAAAGGGGTTTAACATCTGAAAACAGACAATAGAGTTCAGATGGAACCTTGGAACATAACTCATaaacagacaaaaaaaattttggatttttttccaacaaaaaaaagaagaaagaaaaatcaGTAGAGAAAGAATACAATACTATAAACCAACAAACAATAACAAGAAAGAAAAGTGAATAAATATCCAGAAACTAAAATGACACTTTACCTATGAAGTGCATCAACATTGAACAACAGTCTCTCTTGTCTCTCTTTTCCGGGGAAATGAAGGAGAAAATGGAGTTAGTTGAGCAGACAAGTTTGTATTGGGCACAGTTTTTTTATCATCTTCCCGATAAAACCCCAATACTTTCCCTATCTATCATAATCAACCCCAATTAAAAAACTAAAGCCCAAATGAGGCCCACCAGTTTTAACTTGGGccgaacaaaaagaagaagataaacacaTTCTTTTGATTGTTGTTTCCTTCTTTCGTAGCCGTGATGACGGGGGAAGACGACGAGGCACGTAGGGCTTCTCCGATCGAATCAGCTATAACGAACGATGATGCTTCTCGGCCGATTCAAAGGTAACCGATTTAAACCATTCCCAATCATCGCTTGCTAAACCAATTTcgcattataattttttttcttaaccgAAGCAGTAGAAAGAGAAATTGGGATCAGCTCGTTGCGTGTAGGATTCGGGATGAGTTGATCATAGCGAGAGAAGTCGTTATCAACGATGCTGAGGCTTCTCTTAGGCACAAGCTTACTCTACGCTCTACTCAAGAAGAAgtaagtgtgtgtgtgtggggcTTTCTATACATATTTTGATTACAGTTTCTAGTTTAAGCCTTGTTTATTCTTCGTCTTGCAGATTCAGAGGTGTACTGGTGCTGTGGTGATTACTAGGTttgtaaaagtttttttttttttttttgataaattggactgattaatttttttttttttttgtaattaaaggGGAAAGTATCGTTTTCCGAATGCACCTCCTGATGGTGAAAAGCCACTGTATCTTCACATATCTGCTGCTTCTCATGTATGTTATCCATCCTTTTTTAGCTTTGTAGAACACTAACTAGTCAAGGGGGAGTTGAAGTTAATAAATAGCGGATGATTTGTGCTTTGAAGTTGCTTCGTTTTTTATATGGATATTTATTGGTATTACCCAAATCTCAGAAGCTTTATGTGACCTTTGAGAATGTGGTCTGGTCTTTTAGTGTTTGTTAATCACAAAATGCAGTTAAAAGAGACCACAGAACGTATTTTAGCCGTTGATCGTGCAGCGGCTATGATTGAGGAGATGATGAGACAGAAACCAAGTTCACAGCTCGGGGTTGTTGGTTTTCACACGGTCAAGGTGAGGATTGTTTCCAGTTGCTGAGCACGAGACATGTTCTCATATTTCTACATTGGTTTCTTGGTAGATTAGGACATAGGATTGGTATAGCTGTAGATAATTAGCATATTAGTGAATGAgtttttgaattgttttggCAGGATTTAATGAGCAACAATGTGAACATACATTTTAAATGCCAAGGTCGCATGTATAGTTTAATGATAGTGGAAGAGATAACTCTGCCAGTGCTAGAAGCAAGGATATGCAGAAAGGTTGCGTTGGATGAAAGTACGGTGAATTTGAGATTGAGTTACATTCCACTCCTGGTGGGTTGTGAGGAGCAGTTTACTATTTCTGATGACGAGGATCTTTGTGTTTATCTAACGTCCGCTGATAGAGAGAATCGTAGATGTGTTTTGTATGTGGAGGTCATCACTATCACAGAACACCCCGAGCAGCTTTCGAGAGCCGGGGAAGGAAGTTCTTTAGGTATAAATTATGAAGAGT
The nucleotide sequence above comes from Brassica napus cultivar Da-Ae chromosome A9, Da-Ae, whole genome shotgun sequence. Encoded proteins:
- the LOC106365844 gene encoding UPF0301 protein Plut_0637-like, with translation MDACFLTSRSISGVKDLVPFIKTRIFSCPKRNSSQFLTRKVASPISINCSLSDSWKPLEDDADLFKDCVNNSSTSEAADWREFRARLVAGEQAATPEKDSNKWAHKIHEPEKGCLLIATEKLNGVHIFEKTVILLLSVGPSGPVGVILNRPSLMSIKETKSTVLDMSGTFSDKSLFFGGPLEEGLLFLVSPGEDNEVEKSGVFRQVMKGLYYGTRESVGLAAEMVKRKVVGSSEMRFFDGYCGWEKEQLKAEVLGGYWTVAACSLSVVEVGSAVQSQGLWDEVVGLIGPQTGSVI
- the LOC106365846 gene encoding histidine-containing phosphotransfer protein 2, whose translation is MDAHVAQLQMQYRNYILSLYQQGFLDDQFTELKSLQDDGTPDFVAEVLSLFFDDCVKLVGNMARALDQTGTVDFSQVGANVHQLKGSSSSVGAKRVKGLCINFKELCEAKNYEGCVRCLQQVDIEYKTLKAKLQDMFNLEKQIVQAGGIVPQVDIN
- the LOC106364310 gene encoding plant-specific TFIIB-related protein 2-like, which produces METCLDCKKATETVIDLRTGDTICTECSLVISDHYIDDCQEWRTFANDDNSDQDPNRVGAPTNPLLKSGGIGTIIKENTFSSVSKNDLLGLSRAHNLVRNKEEDLFKKACDAIKRMTEDLDLISGVEFRACEIVSKFDVDSRKKLRRGKQLTALCSASVSTACRELKLSRTLKEISTVASGVSLKDINKASMAIKRLLRSDQEEAVSDAAPQVIMKTGELVRRFCSKLDMSERERKAIREAVEMAENFDIRRNPKSVLAAIIFMICQLSQTKRRPIAEIALASEVVENTIKKSANDMYPYASKIIPKWYASEEDIIKSLGGGLIGT
- the LOC106363997 gene encoding uncharacterized protein LOC106363997, with amino-acid sequence MLMHFIGYSEAAKDPEMQGIYSNASSLNARPSNSSTMNQNMNVSRPRKRKDSTFLQSPWHKVYLQPSKLCHSISVSEQEWALAANTLCEKIDPNEVVSPSKKRLVLSTNLMQQLLQPAPTFVFSDIKSAFNYEIMLYFESRITLADACSVTCHSDFDKSTNDQERGYTALVKAFMEKFQHLEEDFQSSESATSMLDIILEIQDIERFSVINRLAKFHSRAKTNTKRSVPQRYVDLQKPGNLPEPLQCLSL
- the LOC106365842 gene encoding uncharacterized protein LOC106365842 isoform X1 translates to MTGEDDEARRASPIESAITNDDASRPIQSRKRNWDQLVACRIRDELIIAREVVINDAEASLRHKLTLRSTQEEIQRCTGAVVITRGKYRFPNAPPDGEKPLYLHISAASHLKETTERILAVDRAAAMIEEMMRQKPSSQLGVVGFHTVKDLMSNNVNIHFKCQGRMYSLMIVEEITLPVLEARICRKVALDESTVNLRLSYIPLLVGCEEQFTISDDEDLCVYLTSADRENRRCVLYVEVITITEHPEQLSRAGEGSSLGINYEELNSKDDEIGALYVKQIEAIEMMEEVEDEYVAVRPVSEASQCVEAWEDGLNITIQQEFADKKSVQEVVYMGACSNGFGFDVKKSDKQRLVLKCPKEGCKWGLRASKIEKTEMFSIRSYTKMHTCPRDGQGKSKRGKVTPQLVASLLHEAYPGEVQTLTPKSIIDFVWTKLSVKISYATAWRGKSLYSGSFEDEVTMLKNE
- the LOC106365842 gene encoding uncharacterized protein LOC106365842 isoform X2; translation: MTGEDDEARRASPIESAITNDDASRPIQRKRNWDQLVACRIRDELIIAREVVINDAEASLRHKLTLRSTQEEIQRCTGAVVITRGKYRFPNAPPDGEKPLYLHISAASHLKETTERILAVDRAAAMIEEMMRQKPSSQLGVVGFHTVKDLMSNNVNIHFKCQGRMYSLMIVEEITLPVLEARICRKVALDESTVNLRLSYIPLLVGCEEQFTISDDEDLCVYLTSADRENRRCVLYVEVITITEHPEQLSRAGEGSSLGINYEELNSKDDEIGALYVKQIEAIEMMEEVEDEYVAVRPVSEASQCVEAWEDGLNITIQQEFADKKSVQEVVYMGACSNGFGFDVKKSDKQRLVLKCPKEGCKWGLRASKIEKTEMFSIRSYTKMHTCPRDGQGKSKRGKVTPQLVASLLHEAYPGEVQTLTPKSIIDFVWTKLSVKISYATAWRGKSLYSGSFEDEVTMLKNE